Proteins encoded by one window of Mycolicibacterium sp. ND9-15:
- a CDS encoding phytoene desaturase family protein — protein sequence MAKAGRRVRILERLDHVGGAAVSAYAFDGVDARLSRYSYLVSLLPRRIIDDLGARVRLLRRRYSSYTPDPATGGRTGLLIGPTSTFGAIGAADDEVRFTEFYRRCGGVAARLWPTLLQPLRTREEARSLVGDDDAWRMMIDEPMGHAIASAVDNDVVRGVMATDALIGTFARLDDPSLIQNVCFLYHLIGGGTGDWDVPIGGMGAVSGALAAAATGFGAEVTCGAEVYAIDPDGSVRYHSDGVDRRVHGGVVLANVTPTVLAELLGESAPESTPGAQVKVNLMLRRLPRLRDETVTAEQAFGGTLHINETFSQLDTAYSRADRGVIPDPLPCEIYCHSLTDPSILSDELRAAGAQTLTVFGLHTPHQLTGDPDRMRDTLTSAVLNSLNTILAEPIQDVLMEDCSGRLCIETKTTVDLEHGLGMTGGHIFHGALSWPFAEDDEPLDTAAHRWGVATAHDRILLCGSGSQRGGAVSGIGGHNAAMAVLES from the coding sequence CTGGCCAAAGCGGGCCGCCGCGTACGGATTCTCGAGCGCCTCGACCACGTCGGCGGTGCGGCGGTGTCCGCGTATGCGTTCGACGGGGTGGACGCCCGGCTGTCGCGGTACTCGTATCTGGTCAGCCTGCTGCCGCGGCGCATCATCGACGACCTCGGTGCGCGGGTGCGCCTGCTGCGCCGCCGATACTCGTCGTACACGCCAGACCCGGCGACCGGCGGCCGTACCGGGCTGTTGATCGGGCCGACGTCGACGTTCGGCGCGATCGGCGCGGCTGACGACGAGGTCCGGTTTACCGAGTTCTACCGTCGGTGCGGGGGCGTCGCCGCGCGGTTGTGGCCGACGCTGCTGCAGCCACTTCGGACGCGCGAAGAGGCGCGGAGTCTCGTGGGTGACGACGACGCCTGGCGAATGATGATCGACGAGCCGATGGGGCACGCGATCGCCTCGGCCGTCGACAACGACGTAGTGCGCGGCGTGATGGCGACCGACGCGTTGATCGGGACGTTCGCCCGCCTCGACGACCCGTCGTTGATCCAGAATGTCTGCTTCCTGTATCACCTGATCGGCGGCGGGACCGGCGACTGGGACGTGCCGATCGGCGGGATGGGCGCCGTCAGTGGCGCGCTGGCGGCCGCCGCTACCGGTTTCGGCGCCGAGGTCACCTGTGGCGCAGAGGTATACGCGATCGATCCAGATGGCTCGGTGCGGTACCACAGCGACGGCGTCGATCGCCGCGTCCACGGGGGTGTGGTTCTAGCCAACGTGACGCCGACCGTCCTGGCCGAACTGCTGGGCGAGTCGGCACCGGAATCGACGCCCGGAGCGCAGGTCAAGGTGAACCTGATGCTGCGGCGCCTGCCGCGACTGCGCGACGAAACCGTCACGGCTGAGCAGGCATTCGGCGGAACGCTCCACATCAACGAGACGTTCAGCCAACTGGATACCGCGTATTCGCGGGCGGACCGCGGCGTCATCCCTGATCCGCTGCCGTGCGAGATCTATTGCCACTCACTGACCGATCCCTCGATCCTCTCCGACGAACTGCGTGCTGCCGGTGCGCAGACGTTGACGGTGTTCGGCCTGCACACTCCTCACCAGCTGACGGGCGACCCCGACCGGATGCGCGACACGTTGACATCGGCCGTACTCAACTCGCTGAACACCATTCTGGCCGAACCGATTCAGGATGTTCTGATGGAGGATTGCTCCGGCCGGTTGTGTATCGAGACGAAGACGACCGTCGACCTCGAGCACGGGTTGGGAATGACGGGCGGGCACATCTTCCACGGTGCGCTGTCATGGCCGTTCGCAGAGGACGACGAGCCGCTCGACACCGCTGCGCACCGCTGGGGCGTCGCCACGGCCCACGATCGAATCCTGTTGTGCGGGTCGGGATCACAGCGTGGCGGTGCGGTATCGGGCATCGGTGGGCACAACGCCGCGATGGCAGTCTTGGAGAGCTAG
- a CDS encoding DUF2630 family protein — MANDQDILDAVNRLVAEEQELRAKLQSREIDQSEERLGPHHEERHRLKAVEVQLDQCWDLLRQRRALRETGGDPRQAEVRLPDEVEGYLS; from the coding sequence ATGGCCAATGACCAAGACATTCTCGACGCTGTGAACAGATTGGTCGCCGAAGAGCAAGAGCTGCGGGCGAAGCTGCAGAGCCGCGAGATCGACCAGTCAGAGGAACGACTGGGCCCACATCACGAGGAACGCCATCGGCTCAAGGCCGTCGAGGTCCAGCTCGACCAGTGCTGGGATCTGTTGCGGCAGCGCCGGGCGCTGCGGGAGACCGGCGGCGACCCGCGACAAGCCGAGGTGCGTTTGCCGGACGAGGTCGAGGGTTACCTCAGCTGA
- a CDS encoding FKBP-type peptidyl-prolyl cis-trans isomerase: MSAVTSSSGQKPEIEFPDGPPPAELVITDLVVGDGAEAVPGGNVEVHYVGVEYDTGEEFDSSWNRGESIEFPLRGLIQGWQDGIPGMKVGGRRQLVIPPEQAYGPAGGGHRLSGKTLIFVIDLLATR, encoded by the coding sequence GTGAGTGCGGTGACGTCAAGTTCCGGGCAGAAGCCCGAAATCGAGTTTCCCGACGGCCCGCCACCCGCCGAGCTGGTGATCACCGATCTGGTCGTCGGCGACGGCGCCGAGGCGGTGCCCGGCGGCAATGTGGAGGTCCACTACGTCGGGGTGGAGTACGACACCGGCGAGGAATTCGACAGCTCCTGGAACCGCGGCGAGTCGATCGAGTTCCCTCTGCGCGGGCTCATCCAGGGCTGGCAGGACGGCATCCCCGGGATGAAGGTCGGCGGTCGCAGGCAGCTCGTCATCCCGCCGGAGCAGGCCTACGGACCCGCGGGCGGCGGGCACCGGCTGTCGGGCAAGACGCTGATCTTCGTGATCGACCTGCTGGCGACGCGTTAA
- a CDS encoding HAMP domain-containing sensor histidine kinase gives MSLLSRIFRRTPSLRTRVALATAIGAAIVVVIVGTVVWVGITNDRKERLDRRLDEAAGFAIPFLPRGLDEIPKAPNNQDAVITVHRGGEVTSNSDVVLPQMDPGYADTYVDGVRYRVRTVDIPYYPGPMSVAVGATYDATIADTNNLHRRVIIICVFAVGAASVFGWVLAAFAVRPLKSLAQQTRQIDAGDEDPDVEVRGATEAVEIAEAVKGLVERVWKEQDRTKAALASARDFASVSAHELRTPLTAMRTNLEVLSTLDLPEDQRKEVVNDVIRTQSRIEATLGALERLAQGELSTADDHVPVDITELLDRAAHDAMRVYPDLDVSLVPAPTVIIVGLPAGLRLAVDNAIANAVKHGGATRVQLSAVPSRAGVEIAVDDDGVGIPEEERSIVFERFSRGSTASHSGSGLGLALVAQQAELHGGTASLEESPLGGARLLLRLPGVR, from the coding sequence ATGAGCCTGCTGTCGCGGATCTTCCGCCGAACCCCGTCGCTGCGCACCCGCGTCGCGCTGGCCACCGCGATCGGCGCGGCGATCGTCGTCGTCATCGTCGGCACCGTGGTCTGGGTCGGCATCACCAACGACCGCAAGGAGCGCCTCGACCGCCGCCTCGACGAGGCCGCCGGCTTCGCGATCCCGTTCCTGCCGCGCGGTCTGGACGAGATCCCGAAGGCGCCGAACAACCAGGATGCCGTCATCACCGTGCACCGCGGGGGCGAGGTGACGTCCAACTCCGACGTCGTGCTTCCGCAGATGGACCCCGGTTACGCCGACACCTACGTCGACGGCGTGCGCTACCGGGTGCGCACCGTGGACATCCCCTACTACCCCGGGCCGATGTCGGTGGCCGTCGGCGCCACCTATGACGCCACCATCGCCGACACCAACAACCTGCATCGACGCGTGATCATCATCTGTGTGTTCGCCGTCGGCGCAGCGTCGGTGTTCGGATGGGTGCTGGCCGCGTTCGCGGTGCGTCCGCTCAAGAGCCTGGCGCAGCAGACCCGGCAGATCGACGCGGGAGACGAGGACCCCGACGTCGAGGTGCGCGGCGCCACCGAGGCCGTCGAGATCGCCGAGGCGGTCAAGGGCCTGGTGGAGCGCGTATGGAAGGAACAGGACCGGACCAAGGCCGCGCTGGCGTCGGCGCGGGATTTCGCATCGGTGTCCGCCCACGAACTGCGCACGCCGCTGACCGCGATGCGCACCAACCTCGAGGTGCTGTCCACCCTCGACCTGCCCGAGGACCAGCGCAAAGAGGTCGTCAACGACGTGATCCGGACTCAGTCGCGCATCGAGGCGACGCTCGGCGCGCTGGAACGACTGGCGCAAGGCGAGTTGTCGACCGCCGATGACCACGTGCCCGTCGACATCACCGAGTTGTTGGACCGCGCCGCCCACGACGCGATGCGGGTTTATCCGGATCTGGACGTGTCGCTGGTGCCGGCGCCGACGGTGATCATCGTGGGCCTGCCCGCGGGCCTACGGTTGGCGGTCGACAACGCGATCGCCAACGCCGTCAAACACGGAGGTGCGACGCGGGTGCAGCTGTCGGCGGTCCCTTCACGCGCGGGTGTGGAGATCGCGGTCGACGACGACGGGGTGGGCATTCCCGAGGAGGAGCGCTCTATTGTGTTCGAGCGCTTCTCGCGCGGTTCGACGGCGTCGCACTCCGGGTCTGGACTTGGCCTCGCGCTCGTCGCCCAGCAAGCCGAATTACATGGCGGCACAGCCTCTTTGGAAGAGAGTCCGCTGGGCGGCGCACGTCTGCTGCTGCGCCTCCCCGGCGTGCGGTGA
- the prrA gene encoding two-component system response regulator PrrA: protein MAYMDSGAGSPRVLVVDDDPDVLASLERGLRLSGFDVATAVDGAEALRSATETRPDAIVLDINMPVLDGVSVVTALRAMDNDVPVCVLSARSSVDDRVAGLEAGADDYLVKPFVLAELVARVKALLRRRGSTATFSSETIQVGPLEVDIPGRRARVNGVDVDLTKREFDLLAVLAEHKTAVLSRAQLLELVWGYDFAADTNVVDVFIGYLRRKLEAGGAPRLLHTVRGVGFVLRTQ from the coding sequence ATTGCCTATATGGACAGTGGTGCAGGCTCACCCCGGGTTCTCGTGGTCGACGACGACCCCGACGTTCTGGCGTCGCTCGAACGCGGGCTGCGACTGTCCGGGTTCGACGTGGCCACCGCCGTCGACGGTGCCGAGGCGCTGCGCAGCGCGACCGAAACCCGACCCGACGCGATCGTGCTGGACATCAATATGCCCGTGCTCGACGGGGTCAGCGTGGTCACCGCGCTGCGCGCCATGGACAATGACGTGCCGGTCTGCGTGCTCTCGGCGCGTAGTTCGGTCGACGATCGCGTCGCGGGCCTGGAGGCCGGCGCCGACGACTACCTGGTCAAGCCGTTCGTGCTGGCCGAACTGGTGGCCAGGGTGAAGGCGCTGCTGCGCCGCCGCGGATCCACCGCGACCTTCTCGTCTGAGACCATCCAGGTCGGGCCCTTGGAGGTCGACATCCCGGGTCGCCGCGCACGCGTCAACGGCGTCGACGTCGACCTGACCAAGCGCGAATTCGACCTGCTCGCGGTGCTGGCCGAGCACAAGACCGCCGTGCTGTCGCGCGCGCAGCTGCTCGAGCTCGTGTGGGGCTACGACTTCGCCGCCGACACCAACGTCGTCGACGTTTTCATCGGCTACCTGCGCCGCAAGCTCGAGGCGGGCGGCGCCCCCCGGCTGCTGCACACGGTGCGCGGAGTGGGGTTCGTGCTGCGAACTCAGTGA
- a CDS encoding DUF6197 family protein: MTTNSRLAQRIKNDRQVIQDALTLIEVENGWTQGTYCRDAGGREVHPAAGAPGEWVRVSAHYVGKGGYVVRTESGATPCSYCLGGALRAAAGFWDVAQPYDELDQVERLEYLLLRLANSLAAASWPSLQAYNDDPHTTRADAVLVLKRAVAHLDAQEQMQL, encoded by the coding sequence ATGACTACGAACTCCCGCCTCGCTCAGAGGATCAAGAACGATCGACAGGTGATCCAGGACGCGCTGACACTCATCGAGGTTGAAAACGGTTGGACCCAAGGCACTTACTGCCGGGATGCCGGCGGCCGAGAGGTACACCCCGCCGCCGGCGCCCCGGGCGAATGGGTACGGGTCAGCGCCCATTACGTCGGCAAGGGCGGCTACGTGGTACGCACCGAATCGGGGGCGACCCCGTGCAGCTACTGCCTCGGCGGCGCCCTGCGCGCTGCGGCGGGCTTCTGGGACGTCGCACAGCCATACGACGAGCTCGACCAGGTCGAGCGGCTGGAATACCTGCTGCTGCGGCTGGCCAATTCCTTGGCCGCAGCGAGCTGGCCGAGCCTGCAGGCCTACAACGACGATCCGCACACCACGAGGGCCGACGCGGTCTTGGTACTCAAGCGCGCCGTCGCTCACCTCGATGCGCAGGAGCAGATGCAGTTGTGA
- a CDS encoding response regulator transcription factor: MRIVIAEDSALLRAGIERILIDAGHDVVAGVPDATKLLGLVDETKPDLVIVDVRMPPTFTDEGIRAAALLRSENPESPVLVLSHYVEERYASDLITSDTRGFGYLLKDRVADVPAFLDAVAVVGGGGTLLDPEVVAQILARSHRRSALDQLTPRERDVLQLMAEGRTNSAIAATLHMSTGSAEKHVASIFNKLGLTPDDTENRRVLAVLRYLES; the protein is encoded by the coding sequence ATGCGCATCGTGATCGCCGAGGACTCGGCTCTGCTGCGGGCGGGCATCGAACGCATCCTCATCGACGCCGGCCACGACGTGGTCGCCGGCGTGCCCGACGCCACCAAACTGCTGGGCCTGGTCGACGAAACCAAACCCGATCTGGTCATCGTCGACGTGCGGATGCCTCCTACGTTCACCGATGAGGGTATTCGTGCCGCCGCGCTGCTGAGGAGTGAGAATCCCGAGTCGCCGGTCCTGGTGCTGTCGCATTACGTCGAAGAGCGTTACGCCTCCGACCTGATCACCTCGGACACCCGTGGCTTCGGCTATTTGCTCAAGGACCGTGTCGCCGACGTACCGGCGTTCCTGGACGCGGTCGCGGTCGTCGGCGGCGGCGGGACTTTGCTCGACCCTGAGGTCGTTGCCCAGATTCTCGCGCGATCGCATCGCCGCAGCGCGCTGGATCAGCTCACCCCCCGCGAACGCGACGTACTCCAGCTGATGGCCGAAGGCAGAACCAATTCGGCGATCGCCGCGACGCTGCACATGTCGACCGGTTCCGCCGAGAAGCACGTCGCATCGATCTTCAACAAATTGGGGCTGACGCCCGATGACACCGAGAACCGCCGTGTCCTCGCCGTTCTGCGCTACCTCGAGTCTTAA
- a CDS encoding sensor histidine kinase, with amino-acid sequence MVAVTDQQVEPITADTTTPTTSRRIGLLPSASMIVGAAAATVWLWLLLLIVIVGLWLVPSVVGFALAVLMFVYLMRGAEWLERRRSEAVFGMGIPVPPRKISHRTGFHGWFNQLGFDISSARFWKGCAHHSLRMIYDFLAVGLALFLLAFALLAPAAATAVSRSDGDAGLSFIPPAMAWPLAVVALVAAATVVVFAPILDAKIDLWLLSPSPAAMFQQELNALADARLGAVSSAHAERHRIERDLHDSVQSRLVSLAMTIGLAQTKFDTDPAAAKALIAEAHHDAKTALVELRNVVRGIAPTILSDRGLDAALSSVVQRAQNTGVSTTLNIDLPRRVPAETESVAYFIVAEALTNVAKHASASRAVVTVRLDQFQNKLHVSVFDDGRGGAQITDSSHATGLRGLADRVRAARGTFTVSSPAGGPTTVTAVLPCAS; translated from the coding sequence ATGGTCGCAGTCACGGATCAACAGGTTGAGCCGATAACGGCTGACACGACCACGCCGACGACGTCCCGTCGTATCGGCCTCCTGCCAAGTGCATCGATGATCGTCGGCGCCGCGGCTGCCACCGTTTGGCTGTGGCTGTTACTCCTGATCGTGATCGTCGGGCTCTGGCTCGTCCCGTCAGTGGTCGGGTTCGCACTTGCCGTCCTGATGTTCGTGTACCTAATGCGCGGTGCGGAGTGGCTCGAGCGTCGGCGGAGTGAAGCCGTCTTCGGGATGGGTATCCCGGTACCGCCCCGAAAGATCTCCCACCGCACCGGCTTTCACGGTTGGTTCAATCAGCTTGGGTTCGACATCAGCAGCGCCCGGTTCTGGAAGGGCTGCGCACACCATTCCCTGCGGATGATCTACGACTTTCTGGCGGTGGGTCTCGCATTGTTCCTGCTGGCATTCGCGCTCCTGGCACCAGCAGCCGCGACCGCCGTGAGCCGCAGCGATGGCGACGCCGGCCTGTCATTCATCCCGCCCGCAATGGCGTGGCCACTGGCCGTTGTCGCGCTGGTGGCTGCCGCGACAGTCGTGGTGTTCGCGCCTATCCTCGACGCCAAGATCGACCTCTGGCTGCTTTCACCGTCGCCCGCTGCGATGTTCCAACAAGAACTGAACGCGCTGGCCGACGCGAGGCTGGGCGCAGTGTCATCGGCGCACGCTGAGCGCCACCGCATCGAACGCGACCTGCACGACAGTGTGCAGTCTCGCCTCGTCTCGCTGGCAATGACTATCGGCCTCGCCCAAACCAAGTTCGACACGGACCCGGCTGCCGCAAAGGCGCTGATCGCCGAGGCCCATCACGACGCGAAGACCGCTCTGGTCGAGCTACGAAACGTGGTGCGCGGCATAGCGCCGACGATCCTTTCGGACCGCGGCCTGGACGCTGCCCTCTCATCGGTCGTGCAGCGTGCCCAGAACACCGGGGTCTCGACAACGCTGAACATCGATCTCCCCCGGCGCGTCCCTGCCGAGACCGAATCCGTCGCGTACTTCATTGTGGCCGAGGCACTCACCAATGTCGCCAAGCACGCGAGCGCGTCGCGTGCCGTCGTGACGGTGCGACTCGACCAGTTTCAAAACAAGCTGCACGTCTCGGTGTTCGACGACGGCCGCGGCGGTGCGCAGATCACCGACAGCTCGCACGCCACTGGCCTGCGTGGGCTGGCCGACCGGGTGCGCGCGGCCCGCGGCACGTTCACGGTTTCCAGTCCGGCCGGCGGACCCACCACTGTCACGGCGGTGCTGCCATGCGCATCGTGA
- a CDS encoding MmpS family transport accessory protein, whose amino-acid sequence MWIPLLILAVMVAGGFTVSRLHGMFGSNERPSYADTDTKVADKQNFDPKYLIYEVFGPPGTVANISYFDVDAEPQYVEGAILPWSSKFEITQAAGIGNLIAQADNSESIGCRIIVDGEVKAEKVRQGVSAFTYCMLKAA is encoded by the coding sequence TTGTGGATTCCGCTACTCATATTAGCCGTGATGGTTGCTGGTGGGTTTACCGTGTCGCGGCTGCACGGCATGTTCGGGTCTAATGAGCGTCCCTCCTATGCCGACACCGACACCAAAGTTGCGGACAAACAGAACTTCGATCCGAAGTATCTGATCTACGAGGTGTTCGGTCCGCCGGGAACGGTGGCAAATATCAGCTATTTCGACGTCGATGCCGAACCGCAGTACGTGGAGGGAGCCATCCTGCCGTGGTCGTCCAAATTCGAGATCACCCAAGCGGCGGGCATCGGAAACCTCATCGCGCAGGCCGACAACAGTGAAAGTATCGGCTGCCGCATCATCGTCGATGGCGAGGTGAAAGCGGAGAAGGTCCGCCAGGGAGTGAGCGCGTTCACGTACTGCATGCTGAAGGCAGCATGA
- a CDS encoding MMPL/RND family transporter: protein MTSHEARHNTPFIARWIRRLALPIILGWLAVAFILNTAVPPLEQVERARAISETPVDAPSFQAMERMGELFGESTSDAVAMIVLEGQDRLGDDVHAYYGELIRQLRADTEHVRHIRDFWADPLTAAAAESADGKAVYVQLTLHGNVGQASANESVAAVRGIVDRTPPPPGVQVYLTGPAPFTAEMGETGNATVILITLVSLGVILVMLLLFFRSIATVIVVLLSVGIQLQVARGVVAFLGDIGAFGLSTFVVNLLVALLIAAGTDYGIFFFGRYHEALEAGEDRETAFYSTFRGTAKVVLGSGLTIAGALLCLSFTRLPSFKVLGVPSAVGVVTAVMVALTLTPAIIAVGGRFKWFEPKRKIKVPRWRRVGTAIVRWPAPILAASCAVALVGLLALPGYQPTYNDQESIPKDIPAAVGLQAAQRHFPASQMSAPDVLLVEADHDMRNPTDFLILNKLAKGVLAVPGVASVQGPTRPAGTPLEHTSIPYMLSMSQASQMQMMPFQRARMDEMLDQAEDMAATIALMKRMYGLMQELAATTHSMVEQTHELQETTYELRDQISNFDDFFRPIRNYFYWEPHCFNIPICWSLRSIFDGLDGVDKISAQMDDLMGDLDTLDTLMPQMISQFPPMIATMESTRTMMLTMHSTMSGMMAQMDEGTTNATAMGKAFDAAMNDDSFYLPEEVFQNKDFKRVMDVFLSPDGKAARLLISQRGDPASRESMALVDPIQTAGEEALKGTPLENAKVSLTGSAAMVKDIVDGSTYDLLIAAISALCLIFTIMLIMTRSLFAALVIVGTVALSLGSAFGLSVLVWQHILGIQIHWAVLVMAVICLLAVGSDYNLLLVSRMKEEVGAGINTGIIRAMAGTGRVVTAAGLVFSFTMLSMVVSDLRTVGQLGSTIGLGLMFDTLVVRAFMTPSIAALLGRWFWWPQRVRQRPASSLLRPIGPRPLVRSLLLTQER, encoded by the coding sequence ATGACCAGTCACGAGGCGCGCCACAACACGCCGTTCATCGCGCGGTGGATCCGGCGACTGGCGTTGCCGATCATCCTCGGCTGGTTGGCTGTCGCGTTCATCCTCAATACCGCGGTCCCCCCACTGGAACAGGTCGAGAGAGCGCGGGCCATATCGGAGACTCCCGTCGACGCGCCGTCGTTCCAGGCGATGGAGCGTATGGGTGAGCTTTTCGGCGAATCGACTTCCGATGCTGTTGCGATGATCGTCTTGGAAGGGCAGGACCGCCTCGGCGACGACGTGCATGCTTACTACGGCGAACTGATTCGTCAGTTGAGAGCCGACACGGAACATGTGAGGCACATACGGGATTTCTGGGCGGACCCGCTCACGGCCGCCGCCGCGGAAAGCGCCGATGGTAAGGCTGTTTACGTCCAGTTGACCTTGCACGGCAATGTCGGGCAAGCCTCGGCGAATGAATCCGTGGCAGCCGTCCGGGGCATCGTCGACCGGACGCCGCCGCCGCCGGGTGTCCAGGTTTATCTCACGGGTCCGGCGCCGTTCACTGCAGAGATGGGTGAGACCGGCAACGCGACGGTCATACTGATCACGCTGGTTAGCCTGGGCGTGATCCTGGTTATGTTGCTCCTCTTCTTCCGCTCGATCGCCACCGTTATCGTTGTGCTGCTGTCGGTCGGTATCCAGCTGCAGGTGGCAAGGGGGGTCGTCGCATTTCTCGGTGACATCGGGGCCTTCGGACTCTCGACGTTCGTCGTCAATCTCCTGGTGGCTCTGTTAATCGCGGCCGGGACGGACTACGGGATTTTCTTCTTCGGTCGCTATCACGAGGCGCTTGAGGCAGGTGAGGATCGGGAGACCGCCTTCTACTCCACGTTCCGTGGCACCGCCAAGGTTGTGTTGGGGTCCGGTCTGACCATTGCCGGCGCACTTCTGTGCCTGAGTTTCACCCGCCTGCCCTCGTTCAAGGTCCTTGGCGTGCCTTCCGCGGTGGGTGTGGTCACCGCGGTCATGGTGGCGCTTACGCTGACTCCGGCCATCATTGCCGTGGGCGGCCGCTTCAAGTGGTTCGAGCCCAAGCGCAAGATCAAGGTTCCCCGGTGGCGGCGGGTAGGCACGGCGATCGTCCGGTGGCCGGCGCCGATTCTCGCCGCCTCATGCGCGGTCGCGCTGGTCGGCCTGTTGGCGCTGCCGGGATATCAACCCACCTACAACGATCAGGAATCGATCCCCAAAGATATTCCCGCGGCTGTCGGATTGCAGGCCGCACAGCGACATTTCCCCGCGTCGCAAATGTCGGCACCCGATGTCCTGCTCGTCGAGGCGGACCACGATATGCGTAATCCAACAGATTTTCTGATCTTGAACAAATTGGCCAAAGGCGTCCTGGCCGTTCCCGGTGTTGCCTCGGTGCAGGGTCCCACCCGGCCCGCCGGAACCCCGCTCGAGCACACCTCGATTCCTTACATGCTCAGCATGAGCCAGGCCAGTCAAATGCAGATGATGCCGTTCCAGCGAGCACGCATGGACGAAATGCTGGACCAGGCCGAGGACATGGCCGCGACGATTGCGCTCATGAAACGCATGTACGGTTTGATGCAGGAGCTCGCGGCCACTACACACAGTATGGTCGAGCAAACGCACGAACTTCAGGAAACCACGTACGAGTTGCGGGACCAGATATCGAATTTCGACGATTTCTTCAGACCAATCCGTAATTATTTTTACTGGGAGCCGCACTGCTTCAATATTCCTATCTGTTGGTCGCTGCGATCCATATTTGACGGCCTCGACGGTGTCGATAAGATCAGCGCTCAGATGGATGATCTCATGGGTGATCTCGATACCCTCGATACGCTCATGCCGCAAATGATCTCCCAATTCCCGCCGATGATCGCGACAATGGAAAGCACGCGGACCATGATGCTGACGATGCACAGCACCATGTCCGGAATGATGGCCCAGATGGATGAAGGCACCACAAATGCCACCGCCATGGGTAAGGCGTTCGATGCTGCCATGAACGATGACTCTTTTTACCTTCCCGAGGAGGTCTTCCAAAACAAGGACTTCAAGCGAGTCATGGATGTGTTCCTGTCGCCGGACGGCAAGGCCGCGCGCCTCCTCATTTCGCAGCGGGGCGATCCTGCGTCGCGTGAGAGCATGGCGCTCGTCGATCCGATACAGACGGCTGGCGAGGAGGCGCTCAAAGGAACTCCGTTGGAAAACGCCAAGGTGTCCCTAACCGGCAGTGCAGCGATGGTGAAAGACATCGTCGACGGTTCCACCTACGACCTGTTGATTGCGGCGATCTCGGCGCTCTGCCTGATCTTCACGATCATGTTGATCATGACGCGAAGCTTGTTCGCCGCTTTGGTCATTGTGGGCACCGTGGCGCTTTCGTTGGGCTCGGCGTTCGGGCTCTCGGTGCTCGTCTGGCAACACATTCTGGGTATACAAATCCATTGGGCCGTGCTCGTCATGGCTGTCATCTGCCTTCTAGCAGTGGGCTCTGACTACAACCTGTTGCTCGTATCCCGGATGAAAGAAGAAGTAGGCGCCGGGATCAACACGGGCATCATCCGGGCGATGGCCGGTACCGGCCGGGTCGTCACCGCCGCCGGTCTGGTGTTCAGTTTCACGATGCTTTCGATGGTGGTCAGCGACCTGCGAACCGTCGGTCAGCTGGGCTCGACAATCGGATTGGGTCTGATGTTCGACACCTTGGTGGTGCGCGCATTCATGACGCCTTCGATCGCCGCCCTGCTGGGTCGGTGGTTCTGGTGGCCGCAACGAGTGCGCCAGCGCCCCGCCAGTTCGTTGCTTCGGCCGATAGGACCTCGTCCGCTGGTCCGCTCCCTCCTGCTGACGCAAGAGCGTTAA